A single region of the Lysinibacillus sp. B2A1 genome encodes:
- a CDS encoding DNA polymerase III subunit gamma/tau — protein sequence MTYQAFYRVYRPQSFREMSGQAHVKRTLQNALLANKTTHAYLFSGPRGTGKTSTAKIFAKALNCERAPSNEPCNECATCLSITDGSHPDVIEFDAASNSRVEEIRDIIEKVRFAPASSRYKVYIIDEVHMLSTSAFNALLKTLEEPPPHAVFILATTEPHKLPATIISRCQRFDFKRLSTNDIIERMKVVLEDIELPYEEQGLKVIAQSAAGGMRDALSLLDQVVSFSGEKLKLEDTLLVTGSISQEVFYDLAEALKVKDVAQMLALLEQLIADGKDPLRLSEDLITFFRDLLLLQTSDDLAELLELVSPEERVFTLAHDFAPDLLYGYIDILAKTQQEMRFSHHTKIYLETALLKMVQFSGGLVSQTTTSVEAALSPELAQKIVALEQMVQQLSAQLQAGAAGQQMQAPKEQRPRAKSPNGYKAPTGRIQEVLKDATKQDVHLIKSVWAQALNQMQKSQSALLAEAEPVAASSSAFVLKFKYDIHCQMVADNQSLKAHFTQLIAGQTGTTYEMLCTPEETWLKLREEFIRDHGLQQQKKSQTATDHEVELLEPPPAGMPDEPFIDDAQPLASQDPLVTEAEKLFGKDFIEIVED from the coding sequence TTGACGTATCAAGCATTTTATCGTGTGTATCGACCGCAATCATTTCGAGAAATGTCTGGCCAGGCACATGTCAAAAGAACGCTACAAAATGCTCTCCTAGCAAACAAAACCACACATGCTTATTTGTTTTCTGGTCCAAGAGGAACGGGGAAAACAAGTACAGCTAAGATTTTTGCAAAAGCTTTGAATTGTGAGCGAGCACCATCGAACGAGCCATGTAACGAATGTGCCACTTGTTTAAGTATTACAGATGGGTCGCATCCTGATGTGATTGAATTTGACGCAGCATCTAATTCTCGAGTTGAAGAAATACGTGATATTATCGAGAAAGTTCGATTTGCTCCTGCTAGTAGCAGATATAAAGTGTATATTATCGATGAAGTGCATATGCTTTCTACAAGTGCCTTCAATGCACTTTTAAAAACATTAGAAGAACCACCTCCACATGCTGTTTTTATTTTGGCGACAACAGAGCCTCATAAATTACCTGCAACCATTATCTCACGTTGCCAACGCTTTGATTTCAAGCGACTTTCAACTAATGATATTATCGAACGAATGAAGGTTGTATTAGAGGACATCGAACTACCGTATGAGGAACAAGGTTTGAAGGTTATTGCGCAATCTGCTGCTGGTGGTATGCGTGATGCATTAAGTTTACTAGATCAGGTTGTCTCTTTCAGTGGAGAGAAGCTAAAGCTTGAGGATACATTACTTGTAACAGGTTCGATTAGTCAGGAAGTTTTTTATGACTTAGCAGAAGCCTTAAAAGTAAAAGATGTTGCTCAAATGCTTGCATTATTAGAACAACTTATCGCAGATGGCAAGGATCCACTTCGTCTTTCAGAGGACTTGATTACATTTTTCCGCGACTTATTATTGCTACAAACAAGTGATGATTTAGCTGAACTATTAGAGCTAGTTTCACCAGAAGAACGAGTATTTACATTAGCGCATGATTTTGCACCTGATTTACTATATGGCTACATAGATATTTTAGCTAAAACACAGCAAGAAATGCGATTCTCCCACCATACAAAAATATATTTAGAAACAGCATTACTTAAAATGGTACAGTTTTCGGGTGGGCTAGTTAGTCAAACAACCACTTCAGTTGAAGCGGCTTTGAGTCCAGAACTTGCCCAAAAGATAGTAGCGCTTGAGCAAATGGTACAACAATTGTCAGCACAATTACAGGCTGGAGCTGCTGGACAACAGATGCAAGCACCAAAGGAACAACGGCCACGAGCAAAAAGCCCAAATGGCTATAAAGCACCAACAGGGCGGATACAAGAGGTGCTAAAGGATGCCACCAAACAAGATGTTCACCTCATTAAATCAGTCTGGGCACAAGCGTTAAACCAAATGCAAAAGTCGCAATCCGCTCTTTTAGCAGAAGCTGAACCCGTAGCGGCATCTTCGAGTGCATTTGTGTTAAAATTCAAGTATGATATTCATTGTCAAATGGTTGCTGATAATCAGTCTCTAAAAGCTCACTTCACACAATTAATTGCAGGGCAAACTGGTACAACATATGAAATGCTTTGTACCCCTGAAGAAACTTGGTTAAAATTACGTGAAGAGTTTATTCGTGATCACGGTTTGCAACAGCAGAAAAAATCTCAAACAGCGACCGATCATGAGGTGGAATTATTAGAGCCACCACCAGCAGGAATGCCTGATGAGCCGTTTATCGATGATGCTCAACCACTTGCCTCACAAGATCCACTTGTGACAGAGGCAGAAAAGTTGTTTGGTAAAGATTTTATAGAAATTGTTGAAGATTAA
- a CDS encoding YbaB/EbfC family nucleoid-associated protein, with protein sequence MRGMGNMQGMMKKMQKMQKEMMEAQEALNAEQFEGVAGGGMVKVIVTGQREVVEVNLDSSVVDPDDIEMLQDLIVVATNEALKKVDEKTNATMGKFTQGMNLPF encoded by the coding sequence ATGCGTGGAATGGGAAATATGCAAGGTATGATGAAAAAAATGCAAAAAATGCAAAAGGAAATGATGGAAGCTCAAGAGGCCTTAAATGCAGAGCAATTTGAAGGTGTAGCTGGCGGTGGTATGGTAAAAGTAATTGTTACTGGCCAACGTGAAGTTGTAGAAGTGAATCTTGATTCTTCAGTAGTAGATCCTGATGATATCGAAATGCTTCAAGATTTAATTGTTGTTGCTACAAATGAAGCACTGAAAAAAGTAGACGAAAAAACAAATGCAACAATGGGTAAATTCACTCAAGGCATGAACCTTCCATTCTAG
- a CDS encoding recombination protein RecR, with amino-acid sequence MYYPEPISKLIDSFMKLPGIGPKTAARLAFFVLTMKEDDVLSFSKSLIDAKRNLSYCSVCGNITDVDPCHICTDKQRNHSIICVVQDTKDVIAMEKMRDYNGMYHVLQGAISPMDGIGPEDINVASLLVRLQDETVQELILATNSTIEGEATAMYISRLVKPSGIRTTRIAHGLPVGGDLEYADEVTLSKAMEGRREL; translated from the coding sequence ATGTACTACCCAGAACCAATATCAAAACTAATAGATAGTTTTATGAAATTGCCAGGTATCGGGCCGAAAACCGCGGCTCGACTGGCGTTTTTTGTGTTAACGATGAAAGAAGACGATGTTTTATCCTTTTCTAAGTCACTTATTGACGCTAAACGAAATTTAAGCTATTGCTCTGTATGTGGCAACATAACTGATGTAGACCCATGTCACATTTGTACAGATAAGCAACGGAATCATTCAATTATCTGTGTTGTACAAGATACAAAAGATGTAATAGCGATGGAGAAAATGCGTGACTACAATGGTATGTATCATGTACTGCAAGGGGCTATATCACCAATGGATGGTATTGGTCCAGAGGATATTAATGTTGCCTCATTGTTAGTTCGTTTGCAGGATGAAACAGTTCAGGAGTTAATCTTAGCTACGAATTCCACTATCGAGGGCGAGGCAACAGCTATGTATATCTCCCGTCTAGTAAAACCCTCTGGTATTCGAACAACTCGTATTGCGCATGGACTACCAGTAGGCGGAGATTTAGAATATGCAGATGAAGTTACGTTATCGAAGGCAATGGAAGGTCGCCGAGAATTATGA
- a CDS encoding DUF2508 domain-containing protein produces the protein MFFRSKRKLKKEFDDRLVSLIKETKEDLQQAKIIEELLDDYDLELIAQRKAAESIHYYLFKEARIRRVLIK, from the coding sequence ATGTTCTTCCGCAGTAAGAGAAAGTTAAAAAAAGAATTCGATGACAGGCTTGTGAGTCTAATTAAAGAAACAAAAGAAGATTTACAGCAGGCAAAAATAATTGAAGAGTTATTAGATGATTATGATTTAGAATTAATTGCTCAACGAAAAGCAGCGGAGAGCATTCATTACTATTTATTTAAAGAAGCTAGAATACGAAGAGTATTAATTAAATAA
- a CDS encoding IS5/IS1182 family transposase has product MISNQESLHLSPFMAIYDIVVPKDNMLRQINELVDFSFILDELKNKYCLDNGRNAVPPIRMFKYLLLKSIFDLSDVDVVERSKYDMSFKYFLDMAPEDSVINPSSLTKFRKLRLQDMSLLDMLIGKTVEIAIEKEVIKNKTIIVDATHTKARYNQKSPIEFLQEKSKNVRKAVYQIDESMKENFPPKTNSNEINDEVDYCRQVIEVVESQPQIEMIPAVKEKLNVLKEVVQDYEEKLSYSTDPDARIGHKSADSSFFGFKTHIAMSDERIITAAIVTTGEKSDGKYLQELVEKSKETGMTIDTVIGDTAYSEKDNIQYAKKEEFQLISKLNPQITQGGRTKEDEFEFNKDAGMYVCKAGHMAIRKARTGKKNQGQNQKHTYYFDIEKCKICAFREGCYKEGAKSKTYSVSIKSTEHKEQEAFQNSEEFKELARTRYKIEAKNSELKNRHGYDTAIASGLFGMEIQGATAIFAVNLKRIITLLKEKNS; this is encoded by the coding sequence ATGATTTCAAACCAAGAATCTCTTCATCTTAGTCCGTTTATGGCCATATATGACATTGTTGTACCAAAGGATAATATGCTTCGGCAAATAAATGAACTTGTTGATTTCTCTTTTATTTTGGACGAACTGAAAAACAAATATTGTCTTGATAATGGTCGTAATGCGGTACCTCCCATTCGCATGTTTAAATATTTACTATTAAAATCAATATTCGATTTATCCGATGTAGATGTGGTAGAACGTTCTAAATATGATATGTCGTTTAAATATTTTTTAGATATGGCACCAGAAGACTCTGTCATTAATCCAAGTTCACTAACGAAATTCCGTAAGCTCCGTCTCCAAGATATGAGCTTATTAGATATGCTCATTGGCAAAACTGTAGAGATTGCAATAGAGAAAGAAGTCATTAAAAATAAAACAATAATCGTGGACGCCACCCATACAAAAGCACGGTATAATCAAAAATCACCTATAGAATTTTTACAAGAGAAATCAAAAAATGTAAGAAAAGCTGTTTATCAAATCGATGAATCGATGAAAGAGAATTTCCCACCAAAGACAAATTCTAACGAAATAAATGATGAAGTGGATTACTGTCGTCAAGTCATCGAGGTAGTTGAATCTCAACCTCAAATTGAGATGATTCCAGCTGTAAAAGAAAAACTAAATGTCCTAAAAGAAGTGGTACAAGATTATGAGGAGAAGTTAAGTTATTCGACAGATCCAGATGCACGTATTGGACATAAATCAGCGGATTCTTCTTTCTTTGGTTTTAAAACACATATTGCAATGAGTGATGAGCGAATAATAACAGCTGCGATAGTAACTACTGGGGAGAAGAGTGATGGAAAATACCTTCAAGAATTAGTTGAAAAAAGTAAAGAAACAGGTATGACCATTGATACAGTCATTGGTGATACAGCCTATTCTGAAAAAGACAATATCCAGTATGCAAAAAAAGAAGAATTCCAACTTATATCTAAACTAAATCCACAAATCACGCAAGGTGGACGAACAAAAGAAGATGAATTTGAATTTAATAAAGATGCTGGTATGTATGTGTGTAAAGCTGGTCACATGGCGATTCGCAAAGCACGGACAGGAAAGAAAAATCAAGGACAAAATCAAAAACATACGTATTATTTTGACATCGAAAAATGTAAAATATGTGCTTTCCGCGAAGGTTGTTATAAAGAAGGGGCAAAAAGTAAAACATATTCAGTTTCAATCAAATCTACTGAGCATAAGGAACAAGAAGCATTCCAAAACAGTGAAGAGTTTAAGGAGCTCGCACGTACTCGCTATAAAATAGAGGCGAAAAATAGTGAATTAAAAAATAGACATGGGTATGACACGGCAATAGCTTCGGGTTTATTTGGTATGGAAATACAAGGTGCAACCGCCATCTTCGCTGTAAATTTGAAACGAATCATTACACTTTTAAAAGAAAAAAATAGTTAA
- a CDS encoding HXXEE domain-containing protein has protein sequence MLQWIDIQTLIWLFPIMFILHDFEEIIMVEKWLNNKSSVLYAKLPTKAADRVIKQFSMSTAQFAVAVVVIFFFVSGSTFSASQFVNQGQLGNIYIFTIVTLIFFLHAFTHLGQTIFLRSITPGAVTSLIIIIPYSLILYHSLLMNNVITWNIIFICLPFCLLLLPLALFAHWVGRKVI, from the coding sequence ATGCTTCAATGGATTGATATTCAGACACTTATTTGGTTATTCCCTATTATGTTTATACTCCATGATTTTGAAGAAATTATTATGGTTGAGAAGTGGTTAAATAATAAATCTTCAGTTTTGTATGCAAAACTACCAACAAAAGCAGCTGATAGAGTGATTAAGCAATTTTCTATGTCAACAGCACAGTTCGCAGTAGCTGTAGTGGTCATATTTTTCTTTGTAAGTGGATCGACTTTTAGCGCCAGTCAATTTGTGAATCAAGGGCAATTAGGGAATATTTATATATTCACTATTGTTACATTAATCTTTTTTCTTCATGCATTTACACATCTAGGGCAGACAATATTTCTTCGTTCTATAACACCTGGCGCAGTCACATCATTAATTATCATTATTCCATATAGCTTAATTTTGTATCATTCACTATTAATGAATAATGTGATAACATGGAACATCATTTTTATTTGCTTACCATTTTGTCTATTATTATTACCACTTGCATTATTTGCTCACTGGGTTGGTAGAAAGGTTATTTGA
- a CDS encoding lysine decarboxylase codes for MQKKKPIVEGLERFRQQQNISFHVPGHKHGELSRLPQAFKDVMRYDVTELSGLDDLHHPEEMILEAENLLADTYGTMKSFFLVGGSTVGNLAMIYATCKKDDTIIVQRNAHKSIFHAIELVGARPVFVSPMWDDQTLTATHVSYKDLKEAVDYYPEARAVVLTYPTYYGMTSKEIQQQVAYCHEKEIPVLVDEAHGAHFSACSLFQPSALTFGADIVVQSAHKTLPAMTMASFMHVNSDIINVDKINHYLRMLQSSSPSYLLLASLDDARYYIQTYMESDGAYIIEKKNQWVEALRAIGSLKVIEVDDPIKLLLRVEGYSGFQLQEALEAKQVYVELADANQVLLVLPLLKQGHNYPFAEIRVRIKDAITILLNTPKADIITAPHTAYNFVAITEPAYSIEEIEKSEKEWLPYMRTMGRISSSMVIPYPPGIPLLVPGEKITVAKLSQLEELLATGATFQGNHRLEEKMIEVMK; via the coding sequence TTGCAAAAGAAAAAGCCGATTGTAGAAGGGTTAGAGCGCTTTCGACAACAACAAAATATTTCCTTTCATGTCCCGGGGCATAAACACGGTGAACTATCTCGTCTTCCTCAGGCCTTTAAAGATGTTATGCGGTATGATGTAACGGAGTTATCAGGTCTTGATGACCTACATCATCCTGAGGAAATGATATTAGAAGCAGAAAATTTATTGGCAGATACATATGGGACAATGAAAAGCTTCTTTTTAGTAGGTGGATCTACGGTTGGGAATTTAGCAATGATCTATGCTACCTGTAAAAAGGATGATACGATTATTGTTCAACGTAATGCTCATAAGTCTATTTTTCATGCAATTGAGTTGGTTGGAGCAAGGCCTGTATTTGTCTCACCCATGTGGGATGATCAAACACTAACAGCAACACATGTTTCCTATAAGGATTTAAAAGAAGCTGTTGATTATTATCCAGAGGCCCGGGCTGTTGTTTTAACATATCCTACTTACTATGGTATGACATCTAAAGAAATACAGCAGCAAGTTGCTTACTGTCATGAAAAGGAAATTCCTGTCTTAGTGGATGAGGCACACGGAGCCCATTTTAGTGCATGCTCCTTATTTCAACCATCCGCATTGACATTTGGCGCAGATATAGTGGTACAGTCTGCACATAAAACTTTGCCTGCAATGACAATGGCATCCTTTATGCATGTTAATTCAGATATCATTAATGTCGATAAAATAAATCATTATCTACGTATGCTACAATCTAGCAGCCCATCCTATCTTTTATTAGCATCTTTAGATGATGCACGCTATTATATACAGACATATATGGAGAGTGATGGTGCATATATAATAGAAAAAAAGAATCAATGGGTAGAAGCATTACGGGCAATAGGATCTTTGAAAGTTATTGAGGTAGATGATCCTATAAAATTATTACTCCGTGTAGAGGGCTATAGTGGTTTCCAACTACAAGAGGCACTGGAGGCAAAACAAGTATATGTAGAGCTGGCAGATGCAAATCAGGTTTTGTTGGTACTACCTTTATTAAAACAGGGGCATAACTATCCCTTTGCAGAAATTCGTGTCCGTATTAAGGATGCGATAACAATATTGTTAAATACACCGAAAGCAGACATAATAACAGCTCCACATACAGCCTATAATTTTGTAGCCATTACCGAACCAGCTTATTCTATTGAGGAAATTGAAAAATCGGAAAAGGAATGGTTACCATATATGCGAACAATGGGGCGAATCTCATCAAGCATGGTTATTCCTTACCCTCCAGGCATTCCATTACTTGTCCCAGGAGAAAAGATAACAGTGGCAAAATTGAGCCAGCTTGAGGAATTGTTGGCTACGGGTGCAACATTCCAAGGAAATCACCGTTTAGAAGAAAAAATGATTGAGGTCATGAAATAG
- a CDS encoding dTMP kinase, with protein MNSNLFITFEGPEGAGKTTVIQKIAERLAQENIDVLATREPGGIEIAEKIRTIILNPAHTAMDERTEALLYAAARSQHYFEKVRPALDEGKMVICDRFIDSSLAYQGYARGIGVDEVLSINEFAIGKKLPDVTILFDLDPEIGLARIHAHGEREVNRLDVESLAFHQKVREGYLQLVGRYPERIQVVNADQNIERVVEDVWALLFDAMQ; from the coding sequence ATGAATAGCAATTTATTTATAACATTTGAAGGTCCAGAGGGTGCCGGAAAGACAACAGTTATTCAAAAAATAGCTGAGCGACTAGCTCAGGAGAATATTGATGTATTAGCAACAAGAGAACCTGGTGGTATTGAGATTGCTGAAAAAATTCGGACAATTATTTTAAACCCTGCGCATACAGCAATGGATGAACGTACAGAGGCGTTATTGTACGCAGCGGCACGAAGTCAGCATTATTTTGAAAAAGTAAGACCTGCATTGGATGAGGGTAAAATGGTTATTTGTGATCGCTTCATTGATTCCTCATTAGCTTATCAAGGATATGCACGTGGTATTGGTGTGGATGAAGTATTATCTATTAATGAGTTTGCAATCGGTAAGAAACTACCTGATGTTACAATTTTATTTGATCTTGACCCAGAGATTGGTTTAGCACGTATTCATGCCCATGGTGAACGAGAGGTAAATCGATTAGATGTTGAAAGCTTAGCCTTTCATCAGAAGGTTCGAGAAGGGTATTTACAACTAGTGGGTCGTTACCCAGAACGTATACAAGTTGTCAATGCGGATCAAAATATTGAGCGTGTTGTAGAAGATGTATGGGCATTATTATTTGATGCAATGCAGTAA
- a CDS encoding DUF327 domain-containing protein, which yields MKINQDIRVGLNTNRKEPLQNNNQNNRFGDMVVKQGTKLQTEQLTRLLGDISTAGDRVARSRNLRELARFKMLVKKFLQETVEHGMELKQSHTWNRFGEGRRLKIIETIDSRLVELAQDILDEEKEAIDLLDKIGEIKGLLINLYM from the coding sequence TTGAAGATCAATCAAGATATACGTGTCGGGTTAAATACTAATCGCAAAGAGCCACTACAAAATAATAATCAAAATAACCGATTTGGAGATATGGTCGTCAAGCAGGGAACCAAATTGCAGACTGAACAGCTTACACGATTGCTAGGGGATATTTCTACTGCGGGTGACCGAGTTGCAAGATCACGAAATTTACGAGAGCTTGCTCGTTTTAAAATGCTTGTTAAAAAATTTCTACAAGAAACCGTCGAACATGGTATGGAATTAAAGCAATCACATACTTGGAATCGTTTCGGTGAGGGAAGACGTTTAAAAATTATCGAAACGATTGATTCTCGCCTTGTGGAGCTGGCACAAGATATTTTAGATGAAGAGAAAGAAGCAATTGATCTTCTTGATAAAATCGGTGAGATAAAAGGCTTATTAATTAATCTGTATATGTAA
- a CDS encoding DNA polymerase III subunit delta', whose product MAKNVEELFSLQPVVMKQLQTIFDKNRLAHAYIFDGEKGTGKADIMRFFVKLMLCEQPKQNVPCETCRNCRRVDSGNHPNIHQIYPDGQFIKIDQIRDLVAEMKMMGVEEGRKIYVLHHADRLNIASANMILKFLEEPEGEVTAILLTEQMQSILPTIRSRCQHIKFQKMPRHVLLKHLQESNISYSMSCTVSMMTNELETAIILANDEQFALARKTVLKLVETIRQNVHEAMLVVHEEWLPLFKEKSEMEQALDLLLFAYRDIVSIKANPEAACTYPDMLQIFKEAALHSTYERLSSQMESILQARASLQRNMNRTLLMEQLMLNLQEGYTFV is encoded by the coding sequence ATGGCCAAGAATGTTGAAGAGCTATTTTCACTACAACCTGTCGTAATGAAGCAGCTTCAAACGATTTTTGACAAAAATAGATTAGCGCATGCATACATTTTTGATGGCGAAAAAGGGACAGGCAAAGCAGATATTATGCGATTTTTTGTCAAATTAATGCTATGTGAGCAACCAAAACAAAATGTTCCATGTGAAACATGTCGAAATTGCAGACGTGTTGATTCTGGCAATCATCCTAATATTCATCAAATATATCCAGATGGTCAATTTATTAAAATTGATCAAATACGTGATTTAGTAGCTGAGATGAAGATGATGGGTGTTGAAGAAGGGCGAAAGATTTATGTACTTCATCATGCAGATCGACTTAATATTGCATCCGCAAATATGATTCTAAAATTTTTAGAGGAACCTGAGGGAGAGGTTACTGCCATTTTGCTAACTGAGCAAATGCAGTCAATATTACCAACAATCCGCTCTAGATGCCAGCATATAAAGTTTCAAAAAATGCCTCGACATGTATTGTTAAAGCATTTGCAAGAAAGCAATATTTCATACTCAATGTCTTGCACAGTGAGCATGATGACGAATGAGCTCGAAACAGCTATAATTTTGGCAAATGACGAGCAGTTTGCACTTGCTCGAAAAACAGTGTTAAAATTAGTAGAGACAATTCGCCAAAATGTACATGAAGCAATGCTGGTTGTACATGAAGAATGGTTGCCACTTTTTAAAGAAAAAAGTGAAATGGAACAAGCATTGGATTTACTACTATTTGCTTACCGTGATATAGTGTCAATAAAAGCTAATCCCGAGGCAGCTTGTACTTATCCAGACATGTTACAGATATTTAAAGAAGCTGCGTTACATTCGACTTATGAACGCCTATCTAGTCAAATGGAGTCTATTTTACAGGCGCGCGCATCTTTACAGCGTAACATGAATAGGACGTTATTGATGGAGCAGCTAATGCTAAATCTGCAGGAGGGATACACATTTGTATAA
- a CDS encoding DNA replication initiation control protein YabA, which produces MKDRNFLDTVMEFEQQLEAMQEQFGALKQFVALMMEEHKALETENHHLRTRLEELIAKDNSVQAADVKKETSLDIGEGYDNLARLYQEGFHVCHVHFGSSRKGEDCLFCLSFLNKQNV; this is translated from the coding sequence GTGAAGGACCGTAATTTCTTAGATACCGTTATGGAGTTCGAACAACAACTCGAAGCAATGCAGGAGCAATTTGGTGCATTGAAGCAATTTGTAGCGTTAATGATGGAAGAGCATAAGGCACTTGAAACAGAAAATCATCACCTTCGTACACGTCTAGAAGAACTAATTGCTAAAGATAACTCCGTACAGGCTGCTGATGTGAAGAAAGAAACTTCACTAGATATTGGAGAGGGCTATGATAACCTGGCACGCTTGTACCAAGAAGGCTTCCATGTATGTCATGTTCATTTTGGAAGTTCACGTAAAGGTGAAGACTGTCTGTTTTGTCTATCATTTTTAAATAAACAAAATGTGTAA